In Carassius gibelio isolate Cgi1373 ecotype wild population from Czech Republic chromosome B4, carGib1.2-hapl.c, whole genome shotgun sequence, one DNA window encodes the following:
- the LOC127956676 gene encoding nuclear transcription factor Y subunit beta — MDRDSSTTDTTQLGITGEYMTGGTYVLQTQDDDGDESYNDHEDGNGSKDHFREQDIYLPIANVARIMKNAIPQTGKIAKDAKECVQECVSEFISFITSEASERCHQEKRKTINGEDILFAMSTLGFDMYLEPLKNYLQKFREAMKGEKGFTPVTVSEGPGEELTDDSFTGQLPAGLITADGQQQNVMVYTTSYQQIPGVQQIQFS, encoded by the exons ATGGACAGAGACAGCAGCACCACAGATACCACTCAGTTAGGAATAACTGGAGAGTATATGACAGGAGGGACGTATGTCTTGCAGACCCAGGATG atGATGGGGATGAAAGTTACAATGACCATGAGGATGGCAACGGCAGTAAAGACCATTTCCGAGAGCAGGACATCTACCTTCCCATCGCAAATGTTGCCCGCATCATGAAGAATGCCATCCCACAGACCGGAAAG ATAGCAAAGGATGCAAAAGAGTGTGTGCAGGAGTGTGTGAGCGAGTTCATAAGCTTCATCACATCTGAGGCCAGCGAGCGATGCCATCAAGAGAAACGCAAGACCATAAACGGAGAGGACATCCTGTTTGCTATGTCCACTCTGGGTTTTGACATGTACTTGGAGCCGCTTAAAAACTACCTGCAGAAGTTCAGAGAG GCTATGAAGGGTGAGAAAGGCTTCACTCCGGTTACAGTCAGCGAAGGCCCTGGAGAAGAGCTTACAGATGACAGTTTCA CCGGTCAGTTGCCTGCAGGATTGATCACTGCTGATGGCCAGCAACAGAATGTGATGGTTTATACCACCTCATACCAGCAG ATCCCTGGCGTTCAGCAGATACAATTCTCATGA